The Brachyspira aalborgi genome has a segment encoding these proteins:
- a CDS encoding ribonuclease H-like domain-containing protein: MDLIKRTFQHIKGINPKKEKLLWEEGVFDWQDAIEKIDYYAMPKSIKESLKEELPESIYNFNSKNYNYFIKKFPPSIIYRLYPLLSNETVFLDIETTGIKPSNAHITVIGCYDGKEMKVFVHGINEKEFLDYIKDYSIIVTFNGSCFDIPFLERYFETNINCAQIDLRFLLKELGYSGGLKKIEHDVGLSRGDDMEGVNGYTAVLLWNYYKDTKDKTAIDSLIHYNLLDTINLEHLLCLAYNKYADMYKTKLLEYRTLPIIESYKPNKKLIDYLHKNPYKYAPKSES; the protein is encoded by the coding sequence ATGGATTTGATAAAGAGAACATTTCAACATATAAAAGGAATAAATCCGAAAAAAGAAAAATTATTATGGGAAGAAGGCGTTTTTGATTGGCAGGACGCTATTGAAAAAATAGATTATTACGCTATGCCTAAAAGCATAAAAGAATCTTTAAAAGAAGAATTGCCCGAATCGATATATAATTTTAATTCTAAAAATTATAATTATTTTATAAAAAAATTTCCTCCTTCAATCATTTATAGATTATATCCTTTGCTTTCAAATGAAACCGTTTTTTTAGATATAGAAACTACGGGAATAAAACCTTCAAACGCTCATATTACTGTTATCGGTTGTTATGACGGAAAAGAAATGAAAGTTTTTGTTCATGGAATAAACGAAAAGGAATTTTTAGATTATATTAAAGATTATTCTATAATTGTTACTTTTAACGGTTCTTGTTTTGATATTCCTTTTTTGGAAAGATATTTTGAAACAAATATAAACTGCGCTCAAATAGATTTGCGTTTTTTACTTAAAGAGCTTGGTTATAGCGGAGGATTAAAAAAGATAGAGCATGATGTCGGGCTTTCTAGAGGAGACGATATGGAAGGAGTAAACGGCTACACGGCGGTTTTGCTTTGGAATTATTATAAAGATACAAAAGATAAAACGGCTATAGATTCTTTAATTCATTATAACCTTTTAGACACAATTAATTTGGAGCATCTTTTATGTCTCGCTTATAATAAATATGCCGATATGTATAAAACTAAACTTTTAGAATATAGAACTTTACCGATTATAGAAAGCTATAAACCGAATAAAAAACTTATAGATTATTTGCATAAAAATCCATACAAATACGCGCCTAAAAGCGAAAGTTAA
- the cysS gene encoding cysteine--tRNA ligase, translating into MHEIIFYNSLTRKKELFKPINDKKVGMYSCGPTVYNYAHIGNFRAYIFSDLVRRVLEDFGYEVKLAMNLTDVDDKTIKNSKENNISLNEYTKKYKDAFFEDIKTLKIKPANFYPSATEHIKEMIEIIELLKENGHTYEADGSTYFKISTFNKYGELANLDKQELLEGASGRVSTDEYDKENASDFVLWKAYTKEDGDVYWDSPFGKGRPGWHIECSAMSSKYLGKHFDIHTGGIDNKFPHHENEIAQNEAAFKEKFVNYWLHCEHLVVDGEKMSKSKGNFYTLRDLLDKGLSPEAIRYSLMSAHYRKQLNFTIEGINQSQNAINRVNDLIFRLKDIDNSNDNEINKNILKEIEESNEKFSEAIYNDLNISEALGIFFTLVKNINTSFYFINNESRNRIIKFIERVNNIINCFNMKGESEVSNMYEEEINKLIEERSAAKKEKNYKKADEIRNNLLSMGIEIMDTPQGVKWKRK; encoded by the coding sequence ATGCATGAAATAATATTTTATAATTCATTAACGAGAAAAAAAGAATTATTTAAACCTATAAACGATAAAAAAGTTGGCATGTATTCTTGCGGTCCCACGGTTTATAATTACGCTCATATAGGAAATTTTAGAGCTTATATTTTTAGCGATTTGGTTAGAAGAGTATTGGAAGATTTTGGCTACGAAGTAAAATTGGCTATGAATTTAACCGATGTTGACGATAAAACTATTAAAAACTCAAAAGAAAATAATATTTCGTTAAACGAATATACAAAAAAATATAAAGACGCTTTTTTTGAAGATATTAAAACTTTGAAAATAAAACCTGCAAATTTTTATCCTTCCGCTACCGAACATATAAAAGAAATGATAGAGATTATAGAATTATTGAAAGAAAACGGACATACTTACGAGGCGGACGGTTCTACTTATTTTAAGATTAGCACATTTAATAAATACGGAGAGCTTGCAAATTTAGATAAACAAGAATTGCTTGAAGGAGCTTCGGGAAGAGTTTCTACTGACGAATACGATAAAGAAAACGCTAGCGATTTTGTTTTATGGAAAGCTTATACTAAAGAAGACGGCGATGTTTATTGGGATTCTCCGTTTGGAAAAGGAAGACCTGGTTGGCATATAGAATGTTCGGCTATGAGCAGTAAATATTTGGGAAAGCATTTCGATATTCACACTGGAGGAATCGACAATAAATTTCCGCACCATGAAAACGAGATTGCTCAAAATGAAGCGGCTTTTAAAGAAAAATTTGTTAATTATTGGCTTCATTGCGAACATTTGGTAGTTGATGGAGAGAAAATGTCAAAATCGAAAGGAAATTTCTACACTTTAAGAGATTTGCTTGATAAAGGTTTATCTCCCGAAGCGATAAGATATTCGCTTATGAGCGCGCATTATAGAAAACAATTAAATTTTACAATCGAAGGAATAAATCAATCTCAAAATGCAATCAACAGAGTTAATGATTTAATTTTTAGATTGAAAGATATTGATAATTCAAACGATAATGAAATAAATAAAAATATATTAAAAGAAATTGAAGAAAGTAATGAAAAATTTTCAGAAGCGATATATAACGATTTGAATATTTCAGAGGCTTTAGGAATATTTTTTACTTTAGTTAAAAATATAAACACTTCTTTTTATTTTATAAATAACGAATCTAGGAATAGAATAATTAAATTTATAGAAAGAGTTAATAATATAATAAACTGCTTTAATATGAAAGGCGAAAGCGAAGTTTCAAATATGTACGAAGAAGAAATTAATAAACTTATTGAAGAGAGAAGCGCCGCTAAAAAAGAAAAAAATTATAAAAAAGCTGATGAAATAAGAAATAATCTTTTGTCTATGGGTATAGAAATAATGGATACTCCTCAAGGGGTTAAATGGAAAAGGAAATAA
- a CDS encoding cyclase family protein, translating into MSDIIKALETLKENKWIDLTHNVNSSIPKFGAFPNLNIETLYTIEKDGFFVGRVSFVTQYGTHIDAPIHFSENKRTLEQLGLKELVLPLFVINKEKEVENNPDFILTAEDILNWEKENGKIEKDSFVAFASGWSKRWGKSDFYNKDSNGVAHTPGWSIEALDLILNKRGALAIGHETLDTDASIDIIKNNFLLSEKFVLDTNKYQVEVLNNLNLLPAKGGVIFIGVPKFDKLPGFPVRAFAIIPN; encoded by the coding sequence ATGAGCGATATTATAAAAGCTTTAGAAACTTTAAAAGAAAATAAATGGATAGATTTAACTCATAATGTTAATTCATCTATTCCTAAATTCGGCGCTTTTCCAAATTTAAATATTGAAACTCTTTATACGATTGAAAAGGACGGTTTTTTTGTAGGCAGAGTTTCTTTTGTTACTCAATACGGAACGCATATTGACGCTCCGATTCATTTTAGCGAAAATAAAAGAACTTTGGAACAGTTAGGATTAAAGGAATTGGTTTTACCGCTTTTTGTTATAAATAAAGAAAAAGAGGTTGAAAATAATCCAGATTTTATTTTAACCGCCGAAGATATTTTAAATTGGGAGAAAGAAAACGGAAAAATAGAAAAAGATTCTTTTGTAGCGTTTGCAAGCGGTTGGAGTAAGAGATGGGGAAAATCCGATTTCTATAATAAAGATTCAAACGGAGTAGCTCATACGCCAGGTTGGAGTATAGAAGCTTTAGATTTAATTCTAAATAAAAGAGGAGCTTTAGCTATAGGACATGAAACTTTGGATACCGATGCGAGTATAGACATTATAAAAAATAATTTTCTTTTAAGCGAAAAATTTGTTTTAGATACAAATAAATATCAAGTTGAAGTTTTAAATAATCTTAATCTTCTGCCTGCAAAAGGCGGAGTTATTTTTATAGGCGTTCCTAAATTTGATAAACTTCCTGGTTTCCCCGTTAGAGCTTTTGCTATAATTCCTAATTAA
- a CDS encoding O-acetylhomoserine aminocarboxypropyltransferase/cysteine synthase family protein, which translates to MANLPNNNFTTNTLSLHAGYEYDRQRTLSVPIYQSTAYSFENAEQAAARFSLEELGNIYSRLTNPTVDMLAKRIAAVEGGAFGVATASGSSAVFYSLVNLAQNGDNIAYSNKIYGGSQTLLVHVLKRFGIEGRVFDIDNLSSLEKIIDDKTKAIFFESLSNPQIAIADVETITDIAKKHKIVTICDNTVATPILFRPFDFGVDVSVHSLTKYINGHGSGLGGAVIEREGLNELIKDNSRYPAFNTPDESYHGLIYANLPLPIFSIRILIEWLRNIGASLSPQNAWIHFQGLETLELRIQKHSDSALEIAKFLESHKKVKEVNYPGLTSSPYHNLLKKYFKDSRASGLLSFEAQSYEEAKKICNSLTLYSITANIGDSKSLVIHPASTTHSQLSESELKSAGITPNTVRLSIGLETVSDLIADLKKAIEK; encoded by the coding sequence ATGGCAAATTTACCAAACAATAATTTTACGACAAATACTTTATCGCTTCATGCGGGATACGAATACGATAGACAGAGAACTTTAAGCGTTCCAATCTATCAAAGCACGGCTTATAGTTTTGAAAACGCCGAACAAGCTGCGGCTAGGTTCAGTTTAGAGGAATTGGGAAATATATATTCCCGTCTTACCAATCCAACCGTAGATATGCTTGCAAAAAGAATTGCGGCTGTAGAAGGCGGGGCTTTCGGAGTCGCTACTGCAAGCGGAAGTTCGGCTGTATTCTATTCTTTAGTTAATCTTGCGCAAAACGGAGATAATATAGCCTATTCAAATAAAATTTACGGAGGCTCTCAAACTTTGCTCGTTCATGTTTTGAAAAGATTCGGAATAGAAGGAAGAGTTTTTGATATAGACAATTTAAGCAGTCTTGAAAAAATTATAGACGATAAAACTAAAGCTATATTCTTTGAAAGTCTTTCAAATCCTCAAATAGCGATAGCGGATGTTGAAACCATAACTGATATAGCGAAAAAACATAAAATAGTTACAATTTGCGATAACACTGTTGCAACGCCTATATTATTTCGTCCTTTCGATTTCGGAGTAGATGTTTCCGTTCATAGCTTAACTAAATATATAAACGGACATGGAAGCGGACTCGGAGGAGCGGTTATAGAAAGAGAAGGATTAAACGAACTTATTAAGGATAATTCTCGTTATCCAGCTTTTAACACTCCAGATGAAAGTTATCATGGTTTGATTTATGCAAATCTTCCTCTTCCTATTTTTAGTATAAGAATATTAATAGAATGGCTTAGAAATATCGGAGCTTCTTTAAGCCCGCAAAACGCTTGGATTCATTTTCAAGGTTTGGAAACTTTGGAATTGAGAATTCAAAAACATAGCGACAGTGCTTTGGAAATAGCAAAATTTTTGGAATCTCATAAAAAAGTTAAAGAGGTTAACTATCCAGGTTTAACTTCGAGTCCTTATCATAATCTTTTGAAAAAATATTTTAAGGATTCAAGAGCGAGCGGACTTTTAAGTTTCGAGGCTCAAAGTTATGAAGAGGCTAAAAAGATATGCAACAGTTTGACTCTATATTCAATAACGGCGAATATTGGCGATTCAAAATCTTTAGTTATTCATCCAGCTTCAACTACGCATTCTCAATTAAGCGAGTCGGAGTTGAAATCTGCGGGAATAACGCCGAATACAGTTCGTTTGAGCATAGGTTTGGAAACCGTTTCAGACTTGATAGCGGATTTGAAAAAAGCTATTGAAAAGTAA